In one window of Desulfonatronospira thiodismutans ASO3-1 DNA:
- a CDS encoding DUF721 domain-containing protein: MEPVNSLLDRFFQRNDPEGRHYLFTRICENWRRIVGGQFADMASPVGRKKHTLILGARDSIIIQELTFQQEELLKRINDFCGVVLFDNLRIELLMGRTPLDIPLVQNTSQKLEPRRPEQLGGLLHAFPEGSSIARCYAKYVEYFNKKT; encoded by the coding sequence ATGGAGCCTGTAAACAGTTTGCTTGATAGGTTTTTCCAGCGCAATGACCCGGAAGGCAGGCATTACCTTTTCACCAGAATCTGTGAAAACTGGCGCCGGATTGTTGGCGGGCAATTCGCTGATATGGCCAGTCCCGTTGGCAGGAAAAAGCACACATTGATCCTTGGGGCCCGGGATTCCATAATCATCCAGGAACTTACCTTTCAACAGGAAGAATTGCTTAAAAGAATAAATGATTTCTGCGGGGTGGTTCTTTTTGACAACCTGCGTATAGAACTGTTAATGGGCAGAACCCCGCTGGATATTCCCTTAGTGCAGAATACCAGCCAAAAACTTGAGCCCCGGCGTCCCGAGCAGCTGGGAGGTTTGCTGCATGCTTTTCCGGAGGGATCATCCATCGCCAGATGTTATGCCAAGTATGTAGAATATTTTAATAAAAAAACCTGA
- the rdgC gene encoding recombination-associated protein RdgC — protein sequence MGILSSSVSLTRYRIVENVPDELVSEVPQRLKSNAFREIDQTSDERSFGWVCFDDLLDNQWHTASPHKGHYLAFALRLDTRRIPPAVMKKYLRLALEEARREQESRGRKIVTRDHKAEIKDRVKQTLMGKTLPVPAVFDVVWDVSSHLVYLGSVSPKVRQLFEDQFTQSFDLSLEPQTPYFLAASLVKEHEKKMLDEVEASIMA from the coding sequence TTGGGTATACTCAGTTCCAGCGTCAGTCTGACCAGGTACCGCATCGTGGAGAATGTCCCGGATGAACTTGTAAGTGAAGTCCCCCAGCGGCTCAAGAGCAATGCTTTCAGGGAGATTGACCAGACCAGCGACGAAAGGAGCTTCGGCTGGGTGTGTTTTGACGACCTCCTGGACAACCAGTGGCACACTGCAAGCCCGCACAAGGGACATTATCTGGCATTCGCACTGCGTCTTGACACTCGCCGCATTCCGCCTGCGGTTATGAAAAAGTATCTCCGCCTGGCCCTGGAAGAGGCCCGCCGGGAGCAGGAGTCCAGGGGCAGGAAGATTGTCACCCGGGACCATAAAGCGGAAATCAAAGACAGAGTGAAACAGACCCTTATGGGCAAAACCCTCCCAGTACCGGCGGTTTTCGACGTGGTCTGGGATGTTTCCAGCCACCTGGTTTACCTGGGATCTGTATCGCCCAAGGTCAGACAGCTTTTTGAAGATCAGTTCACCCAGAGCTTTGATCTGAGCCTCGAGCCCCAGACCCCGTATTTTCTGGCTGCAAGCCTTGTAAAAGAACATGAGAAAAAAATGCTGGATGAAGTTGAGGCTTCCATTATGGCTTAA
- a CDS encoding DUF3536 domain-containing protein — protein MPQYLCIHGHFYQPPRFDPWLEEVLPEASAAPFPDWNQRINRESYDPLGAARILDEHGRIERIVNCYEFINFNFGPTILRWMARHSPSTYHKVLEGDRKSIERFGRGNAMAQIYHHIIMPLTTDEDREVEIQWSIQDFQQRFGRRPEGFWLSETAVSTPDLEALARADIRFTVLAPRQAKAISDSRGNWHEVDEGTLPKDRPYLVKLPSGREVSVFFYDGPVSQAVAFENLLSDGEGFWQRILANHDQKLLSLATDGESYGHHFKFGEMALAWVLNRALQEDSPLSLTNFSSCLDKHPPQQEVRIHEKSSWSCVHGIERWQDDCGCSSGDHPGWNQLWRRPLRRSLNVIRYYVDEHYRHYAGELFSDPRQAMLDYGNCLSGKVERDEFLRRHQARDLDRNQRAVALKFLEMQRMSLASFASCAWFFDDLGRIEPLNALSYGSRALEMLKDLQGPDVEPLVLEVLEEARSNDPAIGDGVTIWKEKVLPRRVRPAHMAVMGACMQDRESSFSFPGLEFSTRKEKNILQLDYSWTCLQEQGQEKFALDQEASLDCRVQTGEGKSLGIRDLDKKLRDLMLLKLDRQHEQKVLSDMIQAASILGRHRESFFETGQKEPIAGRGILSLGMLMHYLFSTEDPDDWSAFWQEVLQNNPYLAFLLKSMLEKELERLCSEKLQMWERAGEMIQRSRKIGIHPDIYHLQNRIWEKGLESWGKNTLKLFDFRS, from the coding sequence ATGCCTCAATATCTCTGTATTCACGGACATTTCTATCAACCCCCGCGTTTTGACCCCTGGCTGGAAGAAGTCCTTCCCGAGGCCAGCGCCGCCCCGTTCCCGGACTGGAACCAGCGCATCAACAGGGAAAGCTATGACCCCCTGGGTGCCGCGCGTATCCTGGATGAACACGGCCGCATCGAGCGTATTGTCAATTGTTATGAATTCATAAACTTCAATTTCGGCCCCACCATCCTGCGCTGGATGGCCAGGCACAGTCCCTCCACCTATCACAAGGTGCTGGAGGGAGACCGCAAAAGCATCGAGCGCTTCGGTCGCGGCAACGCCATGGCCCAGATATACCATCACATCATCATGCCCCTGACCACAGACGAGGACCGGGAAGTGGAGATACAGTGGTCCATCCAGGATTTCCAGCAACGCTTCGGCCGCAGGCCTGAAGGTTTCTGGCTCTCTGAAACCGCTGTCTCCACCCCGGACCTGGAGGCCCTGGCCAGGGCAGACATCAGGTTTACCGTGCTGGCCCCCAGGCAGGCCAAAGCCATATCCGATTCCCGGGGCAACTGGCACGAGGTCGACGAAGGCACCCTGCCCAAGGACAGGCCATATCTGGTAAAATTGCCCTCAGGTCGGGAAGTCTCGGTATTCTTTTACGACGGACCTGTTTCTCAGGCCGTAGCCTTTGAAAATCTTCTTTCCGACGGGGAAGGCTTCTGGCAGCGAATCCTGGCCAACCACGACCAGAAGCTTCTAAGCCTGGCCACAGACGGGGAGTCGTACGGGCACCACTTCAAGTTCGGTGAAATGGCCCTGGCCTGGGTATTGAACAGGGCTCTGCAGGAAGACAGCCCCCTCTCCCTGACCAATTTCTCATCCTGCCTGGATAAACACCCACCGCAGCAGGAGGTCAGGATTCACGAAAAATCATCCTGGAGCTGCGTACACGGAATAGAAAGATGGCAGGACGACTGCGGGTGCAGCAGCGGTGACCACCCCGGCTGGAACCAGTTGTGGAGAAGGCCCCTTCGCAGATCCCTGAACGTAATCCGCTATTATGTTGATGAACATTACCGGCATTATGCAGGAGAGCTTTTCAGTGATCCGCGCCAGGCAATGCTTGATTACGGCAACTGCCTGAGCGGCAAAGTAGAGCGTGACGAGTTTCTGCGCAGACACCAGGCCCGTGATCTGGACCGGAACCAGAGGGCTGTAGCCCTTAAGTTTCTTGAAATGCAGCGCATGAGCCTGGCATCCTTTGCCAGTTGCGCCTGGTTTTTTGACGACCTGGGACGCATCGAGCCCTTGAACGCCCTCAGCTACGGTTCAAGAGCCCTGGAAATGCTCAAGGACCTGCAAGGCCCCGACGTGGAACCCCTTGTCCTGGAAGTACTGGAAGAGGCCAGATCCAACGATCCCGCCATAGGCGACGGAGTAACGATCTGGAAGGAAAAGGTTCTGCCCAGAAGAGTCAGGCCGGCCCACATGGCTGTCATGGGAGCATGCATGCAGGACCGGGAGTCATCTTTTTCCTTTCCCGGCCTTGAGTTCAGCACACGCAAAGAAAAAAACATCCTGCAGCTGGATTACAGCTGGACCTGCCTGCAGGAACAGGGCCAGGAGAAATTTGCCCTGGACCAGGAGGCGTCCCTGGACTGCAGGGTGCAGACCGGGGAAGGAAAGAGCCTTGGCATCAGGGACCTGGATAAAAAACTGCGGGACCTGATGCTTTTGAAACTGGACAGGCAACATGAACAAAAGGTTTTGTCAGACATGATACAGGCTGCTTCCATTCTCGGCAGACACAGGGAAAGCTTTTTCGAAACCGGCCAGAAAGAGCCCATTGCCGGAAGGGGCATTTTGTCCCTGGGCATGCTTATGCATTATCTCTTTTCCACAGAAGACCCGGATGACTGGTCCGCATTCTGGCAGGAAGTGCTGCAGAACAACCCTTACCTTGCTTTTTTACTCAAATCCATGCTGGAAAAGGAACTGGAAAGGCTCTGTTCTGAAAAACTGCAGATGTGGGAAAGGGCCGGCGAGATGATTCAAAGAAGCAGAAAGATCGGTATACACCCGGACATCTACCATCTGCAGAACAGGATATGGGAAAAGGGTCTGGAATCATGGGGAAAAAACACCCTGAAACTGTTTGATTTCAGGAGCTGA
- a CDS encoding SurA N-terminal domain-containing protein, giving the protein MLDIMRRNAQSWIVKVLFGVIVIVFVFWGVGSFTEDDRETLAVINGEPISIQEFARAYESTAHSMREQNPGLSREDMRSMQLREQVFNQMVNSKLLVQKASQLGLSVSREQLQQEITSLPAFFDEENRFDPQRYEQVLRSHRLTPSQFERDFRHNLLMEKMEEYVSLPAKPNEHEVQEFFNYVRSQAKIDYKLFEADEFHDKVSITEEQIKEYYQDNQDRFMEPEKIRIAHLELSPDALAGAQRVSSEEVEAYFQSHQSEFEQPEEVKARHILVEVEEDAPELEQEQARERIEQILAELEMGQSFEELAREHSQCPSAAEGGDLGRFGRGEMVEPFEEAAFDLTPGEVSSPVQTRFGWHLIKVEEYVEAASPDLEEVEDEIRRKIGREKAADQIGDYADDVLEIVVAGGSLKEAADSLGLELKETDYFSREQGPEELELPGEALDRLFNLMEGEVTESPIMLDNGYLYAEKTGVREARSLELEKVEDEIVEELTRQKSMEMAEKAAGDKLDKILDEAVEPEELDLVTSEPFDRQGFIPGLGMNPQLAEQAFVQDTGSWLPEVKSTDAGYIVARVNEHIEPDMEQFEQEKDQWMQSYAQMQRQQVFNSYITMLRSRADINMVRPEVLDN; this is encoded by the coding sequence ATGCTGGATATAATGCGCCGCAATGCACAGTCATGGATTGTCAAGGTGCTGTTTGGCGTCATCGTGATAGTTTTTGTTTTCTGGGGAGTGGGCAGCTTCACCGAAGATGATCGCGAAACTCTGGCCGTGATCAATGGCGAGCCCATATCCATACAGGAATTCGCCAGGGCCTATGAAAGTACGGCTCATTCCATGCGGGAGCAGAATCCGGGGCTCAGCCGGGAGGACATGCGCTCCATGCAGCTCAGGGAACAGGTATTTAATCAGATGGTGAACTCCAAGCTGCTGGTCCAGAAGGCCAGCCAGCTGGGGCTGTCTGTCAGCCGGGAGCAACTGCAGCAGGAGATCACCAGTCTGCCGGCTTTTTTCGACGAGGAAAACAGGTTTGATCCCCAGCGCTATGAGCAGGTGCTTCGTTCCCACAGGCTGACGCCTTCACAGTTTGAGCGGGATTTCAGGCACAACCTGCTCATGGAAAAAATGGAAGAATATGTGTCTTTGCCTGCAAAACCCAATGAGCATGAAGTTCAGGAATTTTTCAATTATGTACGGTCCCAGGCAAAGATAGATTACAAGCTTTTCGAAGCAGACGAGTTCCACGACAAGGTAAGCATTACAGAGGAACAGATCAAAGAGTATTACCAGGACAACCAGGACAGGTTCATGGAACCGGAAAAAATCCGGATAGCCCACCTGGAGCTATCCCCTGACGCCCTGGCCGGGGCTCAAAGGGTTTCTAGCGAAGAAGTCGAGGCTTATTTCCAGAGTCATCAAAGTGAGTTTGAGCAGCCAGAAGAGGTTAAGGCCAGACATATACTCGTGGAGGTCGAAGAAGATGCACCAGAGTTGGAACAGGAGCAGGCCCGGGAAAGGATTGAACAGATCCTGGCAGAGCTTGAGATGGGCCAAAGTTTTGAAGAACTGGCCAGGGAACATTCCCAGTGCCCCAGTGCTGCTGAAGGAGGAGACCTGGGCAGATTCGGCCGCGGCGAGATGGTTGAGCCCTTTGAAGAAGCCGCTTTTGATCTGACCCCCGGAGAAGTCAGTTCCCCTGTACAGACCAGGTTCGGCTGGCATCTTATCAAGGTGGAAGAATACGTGGAAGCTGCAAGCCCGGATCTTGAGGAAGTAGAGGACGAGATCCGCAGAAAGATCGGCAGGGAAAAGGCCGCGGACCAGATAGGGGACTATGCAGACGATGTCCTGGAGATCGTGGTGGCCGGAGGCAGCCTGAAAGAAGCCGCCGACAGCCTGGGGCTGGAACTGAAGGAAACTGACTATTTTTCCAGGGAGCAGGGCCCTGAGGAGCTGGAACTGCCCGGGGAAGCCCTGGACAGGCTCTTTAATCTCATGGAAGGCGAGGTCACAGAATCTCCCATTATGCTGGACAATGGATATCTTTATGCCGAGAAAACCGGGGTGAGGGAAGCCAGGAGCCTGGAACTTGAAAAGGTGGAAGACGAGATAGTTGAGGAACTTACCCGGCAGAAGTCGATGGAGATGGCTGAGAAAGCAGCCGGAGACAAACTGGACAAAATACTGGACGAGGCAGTAGAGCCGGAAGAACTGGATCTGGTCACCAGCGAGCCTTTTGACAGGCAGGGTTTTATTCCTGGCCTGGGCATGAATCCGCAACTTGCGGAGCAGGCCTTTGTTCAGGACACGGGAAGCTGGTTGCCAGAGGTCAAGTCAACTGATGCAGGCTACATCGTGGCCCGGGTAAACGAGCATATAGAGCCGGACATGGAGCAGTTTGAACAGGAAAAGGATCAGTGGATGCAGTCATACGCCCAGATGCAGAGGCAGCAGGTCTTTAATTCATATATCACCATGCTGCGCTCCAGGGCGGATATAAACATGGTCCGCCCTGAGGTGCTGGACAACTGA
- a CDS encoding aconitate hydratase encodes MHKNLTRKIIEEHLVAGSLTPGEEIQIKIDQTLTQDATGTMAYLQWEALDLPRVKTELSVSYVDHNTLQMGFKNPDDHRYLRTVAARYGIVFSPPGTGICHQLHLENFAVPGKTLIGSDSHTPTAGGVGSLAMGAGGLSVALAMAGEPYSLYMPRVVKVYLEGKLTGHAGAKDIILHILQRLSVKGGTGRVLEYTGPGVADLSVPERATITNMGAELGATTSIFPADETARRFLRSMQREGDFSELGPDPEASYDQELFVDLSSIEPMAARPHMPDLGTTVRELEGRKVDQVAIGSCTNSSYADLKITAKILAGRKVSEDTELLISPGSKQVLKMLAAEGLLEPLLDSGARILECACGPCIGMGGSPVSGGVSARTFNRNFEGRSGTQDAGVYLVSPVTAAHTALEGAFTSPEKWGEPQPRPSLPDNVPSIRDQFIFPEDADSREIYRGPNIVPLPQFEPLPQNLDLPVLIKCGDNISTDHILPGGAQVTALRSNIPAISEYIFSRLDEDFVPRAMQAGQGLILGGENYGQGSSREHAALAPRYLGVRVVLVKSFARIHRANLINFGILPLILTNPQDYDRLEQDQAIRVNTTDLVPGGECFLEAGAGDKIKAVNDLTPAELEIIKYGGLLNLVRERKKGKA; translated from the coding sequence GTGCACAAGAATCTTACCCGGAAAATTATTGAAGAGCATCTGGTGGCCGGAAGCCTGACACCGGGAGAAGAAATCCAGATTAAAATCGATCAGACACTTACCCAGGACGCTACAGGCACCATGGCTTACCTGCAGTGGGAAGCGCTGGACCTGCCCAGGGTAAAGACCGAGCTTTCAGTAAGCTACGTGGATCACAATACCCTGCAGATGGGTTTTAAAAATCCTGATGACCACAGATACCTGCGTACTGTGGCCGCCAGGTACGGAATTGTGTTTTCCCCTCCAGGCACTGGAATATGCCATCAACTGCATCTGGAGAATTTTGCCGTGCCCGGCAAGACCCTCATCGGATCGGACAGTCATACTCCCACAGCTGGAGGAGTGGGCTCCCTGGCCATGGGTGCGGGAGGGCTTTCGGTCGCTCTGGCCATGGCGGGAGAGCCCTACAGCCTTTATATGCCCAGAGTGGTCAAGGTGTACCTGGAAGGAAAGCTGACAGGTCATGCAGGAGCCAAGGATATCATTTTGCATATCCTGCAGAGACTGAGCGTCAAGGGAGGAACAGGCAGGGTCCTGGAGTATACAGGTCCTGGAGTTGCAGACCTTTCCGTGCCTGAGCGGGCCACCATTACCAATATGGGGGCGGAGCTCGGCGCGACCACCTCGATTTTTCCTGCAGACGAGACAGCCAGGCGGTTTCTGCGCAGCATGCAGCGTGAAGGGGATTTTTCCGAACTTGGTCCCGACCCGGAGGCATCATACGACCAGGAGCTTTTCGTGGACCTTTCCAGTATAGAGCCCATGGCGGCCAGGCCGCATATGCCGGATCTGGGCACTACTGTCAGGGAGCTGGAAGGCAGGAAGGTGGACCAGGTGGCCATAGGGTCCTGTACCAATTCCTCGTATGCGGATCTGAAGATTACAGCAAAAATACTTGCAGGCCGCAAGGTGTCCGAAGATACGGAACTGCTTATATCTCCGGGCTCCAAGCAGGTACTTAAAATGCTGGCTGCTGAAGGCCTGCTGGAACCACTGCTGGACTCCGGGGCCAGAATACTGGAATGCGCCTGCGGGCCATGCATCGGGATGGGCGGATCACCTGTTTCCGGCGGGGTCAGCGCTCGCACCTTCAACCGTAATTTCGAGGGCAGAAGCGGAACCCAGGATGCCGGAGTTTACCTGGTAAGCCCGGTGACAGCGGCCCATACAGCCCTGGAGGGCGCATTCACCTCCCCGGAGAAATGGGGGGAGCCGCAGCCGCGGCCGAGCCTGCCGGACAACGTGCCTTCCATCAGGGATCAGTTTATCTTCCCTGAAGACGCTGATTCACGGGAGATATACCGCGGGCCCAACATTGTCCCCCTGCCGCAGTTCGAGCCTTTGCCCCAGAACCTGGACCTGCCGGTACTCATCAAGTGCGGGGACAATATCTCCACGGACCATATCCTGCCCGGAGGGGCTCAGGTTACGGCCCTCAGGTCCAACATCCCGGCCATAAGCGAGTACATTTTTTCGCGTCTGGACGAAGATTTCGTGCCCCGGGCAATGCAGGCCGGACAGGGACTTATCCTGGGCGGGGAGAATTATGGGCAGGGTTCCAGCCGGGAACACGCGGCCCTGGCTCCAAGATATCTGGGGGTAAGGGTGGTGCTGGTGAAATCCTTTGCCCGCATCCATAGAGCAAACCTGATCAATTTCGGAATACTGCCGCTTATACTGACCAACCCACAGGATTACGACAGGCTGGAACAGGACCAGGCAATCAGGGTGAATACCACGGATCTTGTCCCCGGGGGGGAATGTTTTCTGGAAGCCGGCGCTGGAGACAAAATAAAGGCCGTAAACGATTTGACCCCGGCAGAGTTGGAGATTATAAAATATGGAGGCCTTTTGAATCTGGTGCGCGAGAGGAAAAAGGGTAAGGCCTGA
- a CDS encoding EPSP synthase (3-phosphoshikimate 1-carboxyvinyltransferase) has product MSRTFFLHLQKDFLQVHPVDVWWISIPVDQLLLMGIISIKHACIADVYDHQETGNDMKQRPMETIQELQALDKKLASLIARRSRLLGDLSRNRQDKNKSLADPELEKRLWQVWKKELQPSNPSLVRQAFTLLNSMGYFEAERPHGDKPFCLYPTRRPLDHEFPGPLDLELVRGLVSMAALTPRQCMLEGLNVNDEILELVKAANQCGAKLSWRSSTLLGQGMGDVDLDGQSLFLGQSSFNFYFFFCLGLGHPCRIKFSGSATLKTLNLRFLLNLAPALGARLSSIEPQSYSLPAKLEAGGNLPEEVEIPEDADPEFVRALMLAATTYSSPLRIKYPRAAEVQVTDCLKIFAACRIRAQEQGQRTITVQPGQPVLEDHADIPLDPLLSGFLLALARMGKGRVRLKGNWPRKCARAEKILDLMRRSGLDIELEENGIAARDGEPRHKPVFDLSSFPEITPLIFPLALTREDDAPVRLLLPRESIHLETVLDLLVLLGYQFSQDDEGLSIFSRQAHHDKSPAWTSPGPCWSLGYCLLSFRFPGICLCNPGNLAALWPGFWKIFTNLSPKKAQESDEHFQKSRKRIRIQGD; this is encoded by the coding sequence ATGTCAAGGACATTTTTTCTGCACCTGCAAAAGGACTTTTTGCAGGTGCATCCGGTGGATGTCTGGTGGATTTCTATCCCCGTGGATCAACTATTGCTTATGGGCATAATTAGTATTAAACATGCCTGCATCGCAGACGTTTATGATCATCAGGAAACAGGAAACGACATGAAGCAAAGGCCCATGGAAACTATTCAGGAACTGCAGGCCCTGGATAAAAAGCTTGCTTCCCTTATCGCCAGACGCAGCAGGCTTTTGGGAGATCTGTCCCGGAACAGGCAGGACAAGAACAAGAGTCTCGCCGATCCGGAACTGGAGAAGAGGCTCTGGCAGGTATGGAAAAAGGAGCTGCAGCCCAGCAATCCAAGCCTGGTGCGCCAGGCCTTCACCCTTTTAAACAGCATGGGGTATTTCGAGGCTGAAAGACCCCACGGGGACAAGCCTTTTTGCCTTTATCCCACCAGAAGGCCGCTTGATCACGAGTTTCCGGGGCCTCTGGACCTGGAGCTGGTCAGGGGCCTGGTGTCCATGGCGGCACTTACCCCCCGGCAGTGCATGCTGGAAGGGCTCAACGTCAATGATGAAATCCTGGAGCTGGTCAAGGCGGCCAATCAGTGCGGGGCAAAACTGTCATGGAGGTCCAGCACCCTTCTTGGGCAGGGAATGGGTGATGTGGACCTGGACGGACAGAGTCTTTTTCTGGGGCAAAGCTCCTTTAATTTTTATTTCTTTTTCTGCCTGGGTCTGGGGCATCCCTGCAGGATCAAATTCTCCGGATCGGCCACGCTCAAAACCTTGAACCTGCGTTTTCTGCTGAATCTGGCACCGGCTCTCGGGGCCAGGCTCAGTTCCATAGAGCCCCAGAGCTACAGTCTGCCGGCCAAGCTTGAAGCAGGCGGCAATCTTCCGGAAGAAGTGGAGATACCTGAAGATGCAGACCCGGAGTTTGTCCGGGCCTTGATGCTGGCGGCAACTACTTATTCCAGCCCACTTCGCATCAAGTATCCCCGGGCGGCTGAAGTCCAGGTCACGGACTGCCTGAAAATTTTTGCCGCCTGCAGAATCAGAGCCCAGGAGCAAGGACAAAGAACCATAACCGTGCAGCCGGGGCAGCCTGTTCTTGAGGATCATGCGGACATACCCCTGGATCCCCTTCTTTCGGGTTTTCTGCTGGCCCTGGCCAGGATGGGTAAAGGCCGGGTGCGGCTTAAAGGGAACTGGCCCAGGAAGTGCGCCAGGGCTGAAAAAATCCTGGACCTCATGCGCAGGTCAGGCCTGGATATAGAACTGGAAGAAAACGGCATTGCAGCCAGAGACGGGGAGCCCAGGCATAAACCGGTCTTTGATCTGAGTAGTTTTCCGGAAATAACCCCCCTGATCTTCCCCCTGGCCCTTACCAGGGAAGATGACGCGCCTGTAAGACTGCTCCTGCCCCGGGAGAGCATTCACCTGGAAACGGTCTTGGACCTGCTGGTCCTTCTGGGATACCAGTTCAGCCAGGATGATGAAGGCCTGAGCATTTTCAGCAGGCAGGCACATCATGATAAAAGTCCGGCATGGACAAGCCCTGGTCCCTGCTGGAGCCTGGGGTACTGCCTGCTGTCATTCAGGTTCCCCGGGATATGTCTTTGCAATCCCGGCAATCTGGCCGCCCTTTGGCCGGGTTTCTGGAAAATATTTACCAACTTGTCCCCAAAAAAAGCACAGGAAAGCGATGAACATTTTCAAAAATCAAGAAAACGGATCCGTATCCAGGGAGATTGA
- the pal gene encoding peptidoglycan-associated lipoprotein Pal, with translation MKNRTVMLLALLLGLIMFAGTGCGKRAVEAPTDPAAEELTEEEKARLEEERLKEEMERQALEERRLQEERMERERDEVDAEARIQDAMEEITANRIHFAFDSYELDADARSALQKISEHMKRFDELRLVIEGHTDERGTAEYNLALGERRARAAYEFLVLLGVSSDRLQIISYGEENPLVDESNESAWAQNRRAEFKVLD, from the coding sequence ATGAAAAACAGGACAGTCATGCTGCTGGCTCTGCTTCTGGGGCTGATCATGTTTGCCGGTACCGGATGCGGCAAGCGGGCAGTGGAGGCTCCCACGGATCCTGCCGCAGAAGAGCTCACAGAAGAGGAAAAGGCCAGGCTTGAAGAAGAAAGGCTTAAAGAAGAAATGGAAAGGCAGGCCCTGGAGGAGCGAAGGCTTCAGGAAGAGCGCATGGAGCGGGAAAGAGACGAAGTTGATGCTGAAGCCAGGATTCAAGATGCAATGGAGGAAATCACCGCAAACCGCATCCATTTTGCCTTTGATTCCTACGAGCTCGATGCTGATGCCCGTTCCGCCCTGCAGAAGATTTCCGAGCACATGAAAAGGTTTGACGAGTTGCGCCTGGTCATTGAAGGCCATACCGACGAAAGAGGTACGGCGGAATACAACCTGGCCCTGGGGGAAAGAAGGGCCAGGGCGGCTTATGAATTCCTGGTTCTGCTGGGAGTCTCCTCGGATCGCTTGCAGATCATAAGCTACGGCGAGGAGAACCCCTTAGTGGATGAGTCCAATGAGTCAGCCTGGGCTCAGAACCGCCGGGCGGAATTCAAAGTCCTGGATTAG